In the Thermococcus sp. MAR1 genome, one interval contains:
- a CDS encoding TIGR00288 family NYN domain-containing protein gives MPGGNWEKIISMTKDGMRSIGTMRRKISRGKRIALLIDGPNILRKEFGVKLEDIVEALEGLGDLRVSKVILNQYAPQGLIEAVSNQGFEAIVVSGETGVKLAVEAMREIYNPNIDVIALATRNAEFLPVILKAKERGKETIVIGIEPGFSAALKHAADYTIILEGGEEK, from the coding sequence ATGCCGGGCGGCAACTGGGAGAAGATAATCTCGATGACGAAGGATGGAATGCGCAGCATAGGAACGATGAGACGAAAGATAAGCAGGGGTAAGAGGATAGCACTTCTCATCGACGGCCCCAACATCCTCAGGAAGGAATTTGGCGTCAAGCTGGAGGACATAGTCGAGGCCCTGGAGGGACTGGGCGACCTCAGGGTATCCAAGGTGATACTGAACCAGTACGCACCCCAGGGACTCATAGAGGCCGTGTCGAACCAAGGCTTTGAGGCAATCGTTGTCTCGGGGGAGACGGGTGTCAAGCTCGCCGTCGAGGCGATGAGGGAGATATACAACCCCAACATCGACGTGATAGCCCTCGCCACTAGAAACGCGGAGTTCCTGCCGGTGATCCTTAAGGCCAAGGAGCGCGGAAAGGAAACCATCGTCATTGGAATAGAGCCAGGCTTCTCGGCGGCAC